The Brevibacillus choshinensis genome includes the window CTCACTTGCTGCTGGACATAAAACATTGCTTCCACAACTAGTGGCAGAGCTGAAAAAGTTAGACCGAGAAGATATTGTTGTGGTGATCGGTGGAGTCATTCCTGCCCAAGACTACGCGTTCTTGAAAGAAAACGGAGCGGCAGCAATCTTTGGTCCGGGTACGGTCATTCCAGTGGCGGCGCAAAATGTACTGCAAGAAATCGTGCGTCGGCTGGAGGCTGCGAGTCTATGAGTGAGGGCAATAAAGACAGGACTTCCTTAAACTTTTCTTCGTCAGTCCGTCTCCCTCGCTTAACCGTTGAGCAATATGTGCAGGGCGTGCGGGAAAACAACCGTACGATCCTCGCGCAAGCCATCACCCTGGCAGAGAGCAATTCAGCTGTCCATATGAATATGGCGCAGGAAGTCATCAAGCAGCTTTTGCCTGATACCGGAAATTCGATTCGTATTGGGATCACGGGTGTACCAGGAGCAGGGAAAAGCACGTTCATCGAGGCATTCGGAACGATGCTTTGTGAAAAAGGACATCGAGTGGCTGTGCTAGCGGTTGATCCGAGCAGTACAGTGACGCGCGGCAGTATTCTCGGAGACAAAACGCGGATGGAGCTTTTGTCACGCAATCCAAACGCCTTTATACGCCCTTCCGCAACTGGTGGAACGCTGGGCGGAGTTAATCGGAAAACGCGGGAAACCATGCTAATCTGTGAGGCGGCAGGGTACGATGTGATTTTAATAGAGACAGTTGGCGTAGGGCAAAGTGAGACGACGGTCCGGTCCATGGTCGATTTCTTTTTGCTACTCATGCTGACAGGAGCTGGAGATGAGCTGCAAGGGATCAAAAAGGGTGTTATCGAGATTGCTGACGCGCTGTTGATCAACAAAGCAGACGGAGAGAACAAGCACAGGGCACTCGTCGCGCGCGGCGAGTACAATCGGGTTTTGCACTACCTCCAACCGGCGACGACGGGTTGGGAAACAAAAGCGTACATGTGCTCAGCACTGACAGGGGAAGGCATCGGAGACATTTGGGATGTCATTGGTCATTTTCGCGAACAGACGACCCGTACGGGAGGCTTTGATGCTCGCCGCAAAGCTCAGTCGCTGGATTGGATGCACAGTATGACGCAGGATTATTTGCGATCCACCTTTTACAGTAATCCGGAAATAGCCCACATGCTGCCGCAGATCGAAGGGGCCGTAGCGAGCGGACAGTTGTCTGCGACGAGCGCGGTCCAGCAATTAGTGGCGATATTTGAAAAAACGAGAAAGTGACAGGGATGGAAAGAGAGGTCGGACTATGAGCAATATGCATGAAAAAATTGACGAGCTGATGGAACGAAAGTTTAAGGTTCAATTAGGCGGAGGAGATGCCCGCATCGATGCGCAGCACAATCGGGGCAAACTCACGGCGAGAGAGCGGATCGAGCTCTTGCTTGATCCTGACACCTTTATGGAACTGAATCCTTTCGTAGAGCATCGCGCGACTCATTTTGGTCTGGATAAAATGGAAGCGCCAGGCGAGGGAGTCGTTACCGGATACGGGAAAATCAATGGACGCGCTGTCTATCTGTTTGCCCAAGATTTCACGGTATTTGGTGGGGCACTCGGTGAGATGCACGCGATGAAAATTGCAAAAGTGATGGATTTGGCGGCCAAGAATGGCGCACCTTTCATCGGCTTGAACGATTCCGGTGGTGCTCGCATTCAGGAAGGTGTCAGCTCACTAGATGGCTACGGAACGATTTTTTACCGTAACTCCATTTATTCTGGCGTTATCCCGCAAATCTCAGTCATCCTCGGTCCATGTGCTGGCGGGGCCGTGTATTCTCCAGCCATTACAGACTTCGTGTTCATGGTGGAAAAGACGAGCCAAATGTTTATCACAGGTCCAAAGGTGATCGAGACAGTGACCGGAGAAAAAATCTCGGCTGAAGATCTCGGCGGAGCCAAGGTGCATTCTACCGTTAGCGGAAACGCTCACTTTACCGCTGAGTCCGAGCAAGAGGTGCTGGAACAAGTACGGAGACTGCTGAGCTTCTTGCCGCAAAACAAC containing:
- the meaB gene encoding methylmalonyl Co-A mutase-associated GTPase MeaB, encoding MSEGNKDRTSLNFSSSVRLPRLTVEQYVQGVRENNRTILAQAITLAESNSAVHMNMAQEVIKQLLPDTGNSIRIGITGVPGAGKSTFIEAFGTMLCEKGHRVAVLAVDPSSTVTRGSILGDKTRMELLSRNPNAFIRPSATGGTLGGVNRKTRETMLICEAAGYDVILIETVGVGQSETTVRSMVDFFLLLMLTGAGDELQGIKKGVIEIADALLINKADGENKHRALVARGEYNRVLHYLQPATTGWETKAYMCSALTGEGIGDIWDVIGHFREQTTRTGGFDARRKAQSLDWMHSMTQDYLRSTFYSNPEIAHMLPQIEGAVASGQLSATSAVQQLVAIFEKTRK